The following are encoded together in the Drosophila biarmipes strain raj3 chromosome 3L, RU_DBia_V1.1, whole genome shotgun sequence genome:
- the LOC108034875 gene encoding titin isoform X7, which translates to MERRQALDSSMSSLYSVASSSNPNPRQPPSSQLQTQQSQQSQQSQLDAFNYSATMSSSSPTPSQAMSTAMSTCTGTGTGLGSGTTHTTPSTSLRATTIGTVVVRCGPIQLVIALLQSPEKIYIKVVELEPKITALGENLDESVRMQREHDETLRNLQSLPGPMDEFVQKADKLLASKRISSELVNAMADTLNIIWQDILNLLQDRQHLLILCTQFHDKMTQCFRKMDQLELACEETLHPPDVPRVQEFLNRFKQLRIDMLTGVMAALKDGNELLAQLEELEKLETLDTRPEHIKRDATRAVHQVQQWLEALHDRRNSLELAWQTRKTQMEQCLALALLGRELVDLEAALQQARMELNTMYSLGECEHTANEMLTKYREWKQQALLLRDRALKITRAKEKVQSAGHFTEDEACARAYAVLSGCTEHLDLVDQREHWLHQSREFFAKAEHTLSVLEKLELELTSVKLPPHSPESYAMYSKVDRDVRSFTEEPLRLGYGILDEVGRTQPETQGVKRVLDELENRKVYIQGICANSSEDQQKVQRALSEFLTHHNELLAWLRASGQLQLQQSVDMGRNLQQAKQFLLQHHELMQDLEIKGELINLLLESIKVHLESLSPQERYDVDSKAESLHKHWIELKDLVLKRVDYVSLLIDFFELANEFSSQLDNMQRQLQQTPDEHKLQFLQATWTGIAATFGELKTRGQRFINLKIVDPYLETKSSAQAVQETLNDFSKRQVDVTSSLENWTTSIAEKREVEYLLEKVMSDNEETVAKSTQVDTQLYPVFTTQSVDSKQLLISTREKLTHVTQDIERAQDEIQQRIQTTLSIQTKDQPSLAKIEQVINNLRMLKAKLDGIKYDYRTLVESVVQFLENIVQLRREIDDYFARQQKEPASGADRSIAEHEKFRDQCMDKFRSLITQSELLIDRVRVLEPPGAREIDTDRILKLLENLRLHFESNSSARMTTLERLEKIEQFRSDLEDIDRSLDSVSQQLHEINNQSVDSLAAAKTTSLAFEYFERTIELLEKRIEKFTESTSQQLLISNPESERYVKDELRKLNDKWQGFKDQVKQKRKSLNQATEFFEVVEKIDAEYREISYFYTSVSNKVPYLRDSVEAGNLVNDIENYVTSREAALRSKLDSASQCAHDMNKVSSLYNDVMNIFQSFIKLKMDINVVQERLKQEQRQKEQREREARDQAEREKVLRETEAKERLLREEHARLENQRQQAAIEQAQRELAARELALREQAVREEESRLQAIREQATREQLAREQAAREEELRIQSLRDIARREEEVRLQNKRDEEIRIRREEEERSRRENESRSKREEEARIQREEITRLQTLRDQVDQQRLVTENIRKDIQVNSIFTELRYASPLFVRPLKDAVAREGDRLVLECEVTGTPEPSVEWFKDGISIQNNSDYKTTFDKGICRLVIEETFAADSARFSCRASNLVGTCDTNATLSVRENAAEVQLVPPRILMFLESGKATEGSSFQFACVVAGVPLPTVQWFKNDKCIDDAPDYVISYNNGEATLKFEEVFLEDDAVYTCSASNPAGIEHCSASLIVEPLEPTELPSFKVPLSNAMARVGQKIKLEAIVSGIPRPEVYWLHNGKPFQPRDSKYEYGRVTLIIPQAYPNDAGSYVLSAKNLAGEAYTSCNVIVKGRLPNETSDSEMASDIEPIKPAVHLPLKDVSIFEGKPVRLDCVIVGQPEPEVIWYHNERPVKESADVQLLFQGDRCSLIIQEVYQEDAGHYKVVAINSAGEASSSCELKVTPLNQAEPATRAQAERQSLPKDALPKFERLLSDVLADEGEQVVLEVQASGDQPLTAQWFLTNKELQLDQRITTQSDSELGIFKLILNNVSGDDKGVYTVKVTNPAGDAKCFSHLIVKSVNAPENRRSSQSSVEILDRHQCPEFKELFSDKQGEIDEVIKFECIVKGKPTPKVHWFFNDQPVHGHNFLVSTSGERQVLTIQKLTHDAVGKISCVAENEAGKATCVAFLNIRGSGPPASSDVQTVSQEHNTESSRVTIKKQTFTTTSTSQVNSYEGNAPQTEVHHSSAHIDQSLKQLGQQRPEIVESHHYQELHKSKEMSSPSVQQKSFSFIQSSAPNGQSAVAIPDSPTRLRREIAPRFTTPLSGKIVDQGADVSMEAIYDGFPSPEIKVEKNGGQLFEDAHTKISNKCNRVTIELKQVGVADAGRYAVTASNTVGQSTSTADLVVKKTIFPPVFGRRLQAQVSKRGEKLTMEVEVTGLPEPTVTWLKDDKPLKEAGISEYRLLAQGNSYRLIIEKAQTSDSGKYMVRATNAGGEAKSIADCAILEPSPERMQEVVKTIVYETGPVAAVAPSSDFKTEDYKYTSSSMTSNYSHNMQSSSSSSRQETKYSSTTGAPPPQVVTYPSPIPAQRKTPAAEFSDYSSEIDERFRSVSRANESDAEIKGYRVVFPPTPTPRTNLATNGHKSPVVVITPSPMEFEPTPQEYARPKFEPIGKEIRHEIKTESSSKQSKFVQNQQQSQPVFKPKPVAAKFIAATQQQQQPQATARPTMYYNAVAGAPMHLAKVATETKNVMQMHESTESSQRVVNMQQTKRIIHFDSPQEQRDQQIVLEPFPYSPATSRTPSRQSHLPPPATPTKFVPGEFRESDYESEIEGARIQPLWSPYGDGLTKGFRRVAPPQGGSRSCSLPRTYERVLSPMEFDRGPEMPSKIHVDINTLKKEQRGGSTVTTQHRTQSLNRNSTMRQQQQQQQQQQQQSMDQIDRAGTLPRYGYSSLQQQAENQGRRMGSTFLQKSHQFVDDVSREVRSSASNGLGIRPGFKRAPSEGSSQQPQAFRDESRVSQYVPELPNTEPVNAHLSRDELAQRQPLFITPLKDIAVGVGGTARFECIVQAHPQPQVNWTHNGGLLEPGSRHCIEYRNGVCRLTLPQAYPDDNGSYACTAMNPLGAASTSGNLTVSSTNRGFRY; encoded by the exons AGTCCTGAGAAGATCTACATCAAAGTGGTAGAGCTAGAGCCAAAGATCACAGCCCTCGGCGAGAACCTGGATGAATCGGTGCGCATGCAGAGGGAGCACGATGAGACCCTGCGAAATCTACAG AGCCTGCCTGGACCCATGGATGAGTTCGTCCAGAAGGCGGAcaagctgctggccagcaAGCGGATCAGTTCGGAACTGGTCAACGCCATGGCCGACACGCTGAACATTATCTGGCAGGATATCCTGAACCTCCTGCAGGACCGTCAGCACCTTCTGATCCTCTGCACACAGTTCCACGACAAGATGACGCAGTGCTTCCGGAAGATGGACCAACTGGAATTGGCCTGCGAGGAGACTCTGCATCCGCCGGACGTGCCCCGTGTCCAGGAGTTCCTTAACAGATTCAAACAACTGAGGATCGACATGCTCACCGGTGTGATGGCCGCTCTAAAGGATGGAAACGAACTGCTGGCccagctggaggagctggagaagcTGGAGACCCTGGACACAAGACCGGAGCACATCAAACGCGACGCCACGCGGGCTGTTCATCAGGTTCAGCAGTGGCTGGAGGCCCTGCACGATCGCAGGAACTCCCTGGAGCTGGCCTGGCAGACGAGGAAGACCCAAATGGAGCAGTGCCTGGCATTGGCCTTGCTGGGCAGAGAACTAGTCGATCTGGAGGCAGCCCTGCAACAGGCCAGGATGGAGCTGAACACCATGTACAGTTTGGGTGAATGCGAGCACACGGCCAACGAGATGCTCACCAAGTACAGGGAGTGGAAGCAACAGGCTCTGCTCCTCCGGGATCGAGCGCTCAAGATCACCAGGGCCAAGGAGAAGGTGCAGTCCGCTGGTCACTTCACCGAGGACGAGGCATGTGCTCGTGCCTATGCCGTACTGAGTGGCTGCACGGAGCACCTGGATCTGGTGGATCAGCGAGAACACTGGCTGCACCAATCGCGGGAGTTCTTCGCCAAGGCCGAGCACACATTGAGTGTCCTGGAGAAACTGGAACTGGAGCTCACGAGTGTAAAACTGCCACCGCATTCCCCAGAGAGCTATGCCATGTACTCCAAGGTGGATCGAGATGTTCGCAGCTTCACCGAGGAACCTTTGCGTTTGGGTTACGGCATCCTCGACGAGGTGGGCAGGACTCAACCGGAGACGCAGGGTGTGAAGAGGGTCCTGGATGAGCTGGAGAACCGGAAGGTGTACATCCAGGGCATCTGCGCCAACAGCAGCGAGGATCAGCAGAAGGTGCAGCGGGCCTTGAGTGAATTCCTAACTCATCACAACGAGCTTTTGGCCTGGCTGAGAGCCTCTGGCCAACTGCAATTGCAGCAGAGCGTGGACATGGGCCGAAATCTGCAGCAGGCCAAGCAGTTCCTACTCCAGCACCACGAACTCATGCAGGATCTAGAG ATAAAAGGCGAGCTGATCAACCTGCTGCTGGAGTCCATCAAGGTCCATCTGGAGTCCCTGAGTCCCCAGGAGCGCTACGATGTGGACTCCAAGGCGGAGTCCCTGCACAAGCACTGGATCGAACTGAAGGACCTGGTGCTCAAGCGAGTGGATTACGTTTCCCTGCTGATAGATTTCTTTGAGCTGGCCAACGAGTTCTCCAGCCAACTGGACAACATGCAGCGCCAACTGCAGCAAACTCCCGACGAGCACAAGCTGCAATTCCTCCAGGCCACTTGGACGGGCATTGCGGCCACCTTCGGCGAACTGAAGACCCGAGGACAGCGATTCATCAACCTGAAA ATTGTGGATCCATATCTCGAGACCAAATCCTCGGCACAGGCGGTGCAAGAGACGCTGAACGACTTCAGTAAGCGGCAGGTCGACGTGACGAGCAGTTTGGAGAATTGGACAACGAGCATTGCGGAGAAGCGAGAAGTCGAATACCTACTCGAGAAAGTCATGAGCGACAATGAGGAG ACCGTGGCCAAGAGCACCCAGGTGGACACCCAGTTGTATCCCGTCTTCACCACCCAGAGCGTGGACTCCAAGCAGCTGCTGATCAGCACCCGCGAGAAGCTGACCCACGTGACCCAGGACATCGAGCGGGCCCAGGATGAGATCCAGCAGCGCATCCAGACGACGCTCAGCATCCAGACGAAGGACCAGCCGTCGCTGGCCAAGATCGAGCAGGTGATCAACAACCTGCGCATGCTGAAGGCCAAGCTGGATGGCATCAAGTACGACTACCGCACCCTGGTCGAGAGTGTGGTGCAGTTTCTGGAGAATATAGTGCAGCTGCGACGCGAGATCGACGACTACTTCGCCCGGCAGCAGAAGGAGCCCGCTTCCGGCGCAGATCGCAGCATTGCGGAGCACGAGAAATTCCGCGATCAGTGCATGGATAAATTTAGATCGCTAATCACACAATCCGAACTGCTGATCGATCGGGTGCGAGTGCTGGAGCCGCCGGGAGCCCGCGAAATCGACACCGATCGCATTCTGAAGCTGCTCGAGAACCTGCGCCTGCACTTCGAGTCGAACAGCAGCGCCCGCATGACGACGCTGGAGCGCCTGGAGAAGATCGAGCAGTTCCGCTCCGACCTGGAGGACATCGATCGCAGCCTGGACAGCGTGAGCCAGCAGCTGCACGAGATCAACAACCAGAGCGTCGACAGTCTGGCGGCGGCCAAGACCACGTCGCTGGCGTTCGAGTACTTTGAACGGACCATAGAG CTGCTCGAGAAGCGGATCGAGAAGTTTACGGAGTCCACGAGCCAGCAGCTTCTGATAAGCAATCCCGAGAGCGAGCGGTACGTCAAGGACGAACTGCGCAAACTCAACGACAAGTGGCAGGGCTTCAAGGACCAGGTGAAGCAGAAGCGAAAGAGCCTCAACCAGGCTACCGAATTCTTCGAGGTGGTCGAAAAG ATCGACGCGGAGTACCGTGAGATTAGCTACTTCTACACCAGCGTATCCAACAAGGTTCCCTACCTCCGGGATTCCGTGGAGGCTGGCAACCTGGTCAACGACATCGAGAACTATGTGACCAGCAGGGAGGCAGCCCTGCGCTCCAAGCTGGACAGTGCCTCGCAATGTGCCCACGACATGAACAAGGTCTCGTCCCTGTACAACGATGTGATGAACATCTTCCAGTCCTTCATCAAGCTGAAGATGGACATCAATGTGGTGCAGGAGCGTCTGAAGCAGGAGCAGCGCCAGAAGGAACAGAGGGAGCGGGAGGCGCGGGATCAGGCGGAAAGGGAGAAGGTTCTTCGGGAGACGGAGGCCAAGGAGCGGTTGCTCAGGGAGGAGCATGCGCGCCTGGAGAACCAGCGCCAGCAGGCGGCCATCGAGCAGGCTCAAAGGGAACTGGCGGCCAGGGAGCTGGCTCTCAGGGAGCAGGCCGTCCGGGAGGAGGAGTCCAGATTGCAGGCGATACGGGAGCAAGCCACGCGGGAGCAACTGGCCAGGGAGCAGGCTGCCAGGGAGGAGGAGTTACGCATCCAATCCCTCAGAGATATAGCCCGACGTGAAGAGGAAGTGCGTCTGCAGAACAAGAGGGATGAGGAGATCCGCATCCGcagggaggaggaggagcgaTCCCGCAGGGAGAACGAGTCCCGTTCGAAGCGAGAAGAGGAGGCCCGCATCCAGCGGGAGGAGATTACCAGGCTCCAGACCCTTCGCGATCAGGTGGATCAACAGCGCCTGGTGACCGAAAACATCCGCAAGGACATCCAGGTGAACTCCATTTTCACGGAGTTGCGCTACGCCTCTCCGCTCTTCGTTCGTCCCCTAAAAGATGCAGTGGCTCGCGAAGGAGATCGTTTGGTCCTCGAATGCGAGGTCACGGGTACTCCGGAGCCCTCTGTCGAGTGGTTCAAGGATGGCATCAGCATCCAGAACAATTCCGATTACAAGACCACCTTCGACAAGGGAATCTGCCGACTGGTGATCGAGGAGACCTTTGCCGCCGACTCGGCACGTTTCAGTTGCCGTGCCTCGAATCTGGTGGGAACTTGCGATACGAATGCCACACTATCCGTTCGGGAAAATGCCGCAGAGGTCCAGTTGGTGCCCCCAAGAATCCTGATGTTCCTGGAGAGCGGCAAGGCCACCGAGGGCAGTTCCTTCCAGTTCGCTTGTGTGGTGGCCGGAGTTCCTTTGCCCACGGTCCAGTGGTTCAAGAACGACAAGTGCATCGATGATGCGCCCGATTATGTGATCAGCTACAATAATGGTGAGGCCACTTTGAAGTTCGAGGAGGTCTTCTTGGAGGATGATGCGGTGTACACCTGCAGCGCCTCAAATCCCGCGGGAATAGAACACTGTTCCGCTTCTCTCATTGTGGAAC CTCTGGAACCAACTGAATTGCCCAGCTTCAAGGTTCCCCTCTCGAATGCCATGGCTCGAGTGGGTCAGAAGATCAAACTGGAGGCCATTGTGAGTGGCATTCCCAGGCCAGAAGTCTATTGGCTGCACAACGGCAAGCCCTTCCAGCCGCGGGATTCCAAG TACGAATACGGCCGCGTAACGCTGATAATCCCGCAGGCTTATCCCAACGACGCCGGATCCTACGTCCTGAGCGCCAAGAACCTAGCTGGCGAGGCCTATACCAGTTGCAACGTGATAGTGAAGGGTCGCCTGCCCAACGAGACCTCCGATTCCGAGATGGCCAGCGACATAGAGCCCATCAAGCCAGCCGTCCACCTGCCCCTCAAGGACGTCTCCATATTCGAGGGCAAGCCCGTGAGGCTGGACTGCGTGATTGTGGGTCAGCCGGAGCCCGAGGTCATCTGGTACCACAACGAGCGACCCGTCAAGGAGTCCGCCGATGTTCAGTTGCTTTTCCAGGGGGACAGATGTTCCCTGATTATCCAAGAGGTCTACCAAGAGGACGCAGGCCACTACAAGGTGGTGGCCATCAATTCGGCGGGAGAAGCATCCAGTAGTTGTGAACTCAAGGTCACTCCATTGAATCAGGCGGAACCTGCCACTCGGGCCCAGGCGGAGAGGCAATCCCTGCCCAAGGATGCGCTGCCCAAGTTCGAAAGACTTCTCTCTGATGTCCTGGCCGATGAAGGCGAGCAGGTGGTCCTCGAAGTCCAGGCCAGTGGCGATCAACCGCTGACTGCTCAGTGGTTCCTGACCAACAAGGAACTCCAGCTGGACCAGAGGATCACCACCCAATCAGACTCCGAACTGGGTATCTTCAAGCTCATTCTGAACAATGTGAGTGGCGATGACAAGGGCGTTTATACCGTCAAGGTCACCAATCCCGCGGGGGATGCCAAGTGCTTTTCGCATCTCATAGTGAAATCCGTGAACGCTCCCGAGAATCGCAGGAGTAGCCAGTCCTCAGTGGAAATCCTAGACCGTCACCAGTGTCCCGAATTTAAAGAACTGTTCAGCGACAAGCAAGGCGAAATCGACGAGGTGATCAAGTTCGAGTGCATTGTCAAGGGCAAGCCCACGCCAAAGGTGCACTGGTTCTTCAACGATCAACCCGTTCATGGTCACAATTTCCTGGTCTCTACCAGTGGAGAACGTCAGGTGTTGACCATCCAAAAGCTAACCCACGACGCCGTGGGCAAGATCAGTTGTGTGGCGGAGAATGAGGCAGGAAAGGCCACCTGTGTGGCCTTCTTGAATATCCGGGGCAGCGGTCCGCCCGCCTCTAGTGACGTTCAAACAGTGAGCCAGGAGCACAACACGGAATCTTCGAGGGTGACGATCAAGAAGCAGACCTTTaccaccacctccacctcgCAGGTCAACTCCTATGAGGGAAATGCCCCGCAAACCGAGGTGCATCACTCCTCCGCCCACATTGATCAGTCCCTGAAGCAACTTGGCCAGCAGAGGCCCGAGATCGTGGAGAGTCACCACTACCAGGAGCTGCACAAGAGCAAGGAGATGAGCAGCCCCAGTGTGCAGCAGAAGTCCTTCAGCTTCATCCAGTCCAGTGCACCCAATGGTCAGTCCGCCGTGGCCATTCCCGATTCGCCCACTCGCCTCAGGAGAGAGATTGCTCCGAGGTTCACCACTCCCCTCAGCGGAAAGATCGTGGATCAGGGCGCCGATGTCAGCATGGAGGCCATTTACGATGGCTTTCCCTCGCCCGAGATCAAGGTGGAGAAGAACGGAGGTCAGCTGTTCGAGGATGCCCACACCAAGATCTCCAACAAGTGCAATCGCGTGACCATCGAACTCAAacaggtgggcgtggccgatGCGGGACGATATGCGGTGACCGCCTCCAACACGGTGGGTCAGTCCACCAGCACAGCGGATCTGGTAGTAAAAA AGACCATATTCCCACCCGTCTTTGGCCGACGTCTGCAGGCTCAGGTAAGCAAGAGGGGCGAGAAGCTGACCATGGAGGTGGAGGTCACCGGGTTGCCCGAACCCACGGTCACCTGGctgaaggacgacaagcctCTCAAGGAAGCTGGTATCTCTGAATATCGCCTGCTGGCCCAAGGAAACTCTTACAGGCTTATTATCGAAAAGG cACAAACCTCGGATTCCGGCAAGTACATGGTGCGAGCCACAAATGCAGGAGGTGAGGCCAAGAGCATCGCCGACTGTGCCATCCTGGAACCCTCTCCGGAACGCATGCAGGAGGTGGTCAAGACGATTGTCTATGAGACGGGCCCCGTGGCAGCTGTGGCCCCATCCAGCGATTTCAAAACCGAA GACTACAAGTACACCTCCTCGAGTATGACCAGCAACTACTCCCACAACATgcagagcagcagcagttcctcCCGTCAGGAGACCAAGTACTCCTCGACGACAGGAGCACCACCACCGCAAGTGGTCACCTATCCCAGTCCCATTCCTGCCCAGAGGAAGACCCCGGCGGCGGAGTTTAGTGACTACAGCAGCGAGATTGATGAACGCTTCCGTTCCGTGTCCCGCGCCAATGAGTCAGATGCCGAGATCAAAGGCTATCGAGTGGTCTTCCCACCCACACCTACTCCTCGCACAAACCTTGCCACCAATGGGCACAAGTCCCCGGTGGTGGTGATTACTCCCTCGCCCATGGAGTTTGAGCCCACTCCTCAGGAGTATGCCAGGCCCAAGTTTGAACCGATTGGCAAGGAGATACGCCATGAGATCAAGACGGAGAGCAGCTCCAAGCAGTCCAAGTTCGTGCAGAACCAGCAGCAAAGTCAGCCTGTTTTCAAGCCCAAGCCAGTGGCGGCCAAGTTCATAGCGGCCacccaacagcagcagcagccacaggcCACCGCCCGTCCGACCATGTACTACAATGCTGTTGCTGGAGCTCCGATGCACCTGGCCAAGGTGGCCACCGAGACCAAGAACGTGATGCAGATGCACGAGTCCACGGAGAGCTCGCAGCGAGTGGTGAATATGCAGCAGACCAAGAGGATAATCCACTTCGATAGTCCGCAGGAGCAGCGGGATCAGCAGATCGTGCTGGAGCCTTTCCCCTACAGTCCGGCCACAAGTCGTACCCCCTCGAGGCAATCCCATCTGCCACCGCCAGCCACTCCCACCAAGTTTGTGCCCGGGGAGTTCCGGGAGAGTGATTACGAGAGTGAGATTGAGGGAGCACGCATCCAACCTCTGTGGTCCCCCTATGGCGATGGCTTGACCAAGGGCTTCAGGCGAGTGGCCCCACCTCAAGGAGGCAGTCGATCCTGCAGCCTGCCTAGGACCTACGAGAGGGTGCTATCACCCATGGAATTCGATCGGGGTCCCGAGATGCCCAGCAAGATTCACGTGGATATCAATACCCTGAAGAAGGAGCAGCGCGGCGGGAGTACAGTGACCACCCAACATCGCACCCAGTCCCTGAACAGGAACTCCACCATgaggcaacagcagcaacagcaacagcaacagcagcagcagtccaTGGATCAGATTGATAGGGCCGGAACTCTGCCCCGCTATGGTTACAGTTCCCTCCAGCAGCAGGCCGAGAATCAGGGCCGGCGGATGGGCTCCACCTTCCTCCAGAAGTCCCATCAGTTCGTCGATGATGTGAGCAGGGAGGTAAGGAGCTCGGCATCGAATGGCTTGGGCATCCGACCGGGTTTCAAGAGGGCTCCCAGCGAgggcagcagccagcagcctCAGGCCTTCCGGGATGAGTCGCGCGTCTCTCAATATG TGCCGGAACTGCCCAATACGGAACCCGTCAATGCGCATCTGAGTCGCGATGAGCTGGCACAAAGGCAGCCATTATTCATAACG CCGCTGAAAGACATCGCAGTCGGAGTGGGCGGCACGGCGCGCTTCGAGTGCATTGTGCAGGCGCATCCGCAGCCGCAGGTCAACTGGACGCACAACGGCGGCCTCTTGGAGCCGGGCAGCCGGCACTGCATCGAGTACCGGAACGGCGTGTGCCGGCTGACACTGCCGCAGGCCTATCCGG ATGACAACGGCAGCTACGCATGCACCGCCATGAATCCTTTGGGAGCGGCCTCCACCAGCGGAAATTTGACCGTTTCGAGCACAAACCGCGGCTTTAGATACTAA